Within the Musa acuminata AAA Group cultivar baxijiao chromosome BXJ2-9, Cavendish_Baxijiao_AAA, whole genome shotgun sequence genome, the region CCCCATATATCTAGcatatgcataaaatgccatgtatGTAAACCAAGAAGCTGAAAGGTATCCCACGAAAATATTGAAAACATtgcatgataaaaaaataaaataaaatcacatGTAAAAGAAGCTTTATGTTCAGAACTCTCGTAAAAGAGAAACTAAAATTAACCTAAAGTTCTTTAGTGATCATAGATGGTCACAAAATATATCTAGTCCCTAGCCTCTGGTTAATTCATGAGCAAGATAAGAATTgaaacaaaagaaagacaggcaACTAAAACAAAAGAAGTGCACCATAAAGGATCTCAACCGTCAGCAATGTCTCACAATGGAACGATAGAAACACAACAAAATCAGTTTCTCACTTGCACTCAACTCCAGCTTCAGCAGCCCGACGAGGCTTGCTCTTCCGCCGGCTCCCACTATGCCGAAAACCATTGGACCTTGTTAAATCCTCGTTTCTGGATTTTGATCCAACACCATTTTCCTCTATGATCGCATCAGAGTTCTCTTTTGCTTTTGAATATCTCTTTCGTTTCTTCCCAACCGCCACTGTTGAACCCTTAAGCTCTTTGTTTGGTGCAGTAAGCTTCATATCATCTTTCCCTTCTACCGTTTCAGTGTCATCTACATCAATGTCATCCTTCAACGGCTTCTGAGGCCTTCCTCTTCTCTTATATACAGGAAGCACCTCTTGATCACCACTACCTGGGTCCTCGTTACCAGTGGCCACTGCCAATTTCTTCCCCTTTCCTCTGCCTCGACCCATTAAACCCAAACAAGCAATTAAAACTTAAAACTACTCAGATGATTATCTATgctgcaaaaggaaaaaaaaaaaagattaagggGAAATCAGCTTAAATCCTAGAAGAATTATATTGTTGTCGTTATATCTACAATAACCACTAATAACCGAACTGCAATCTTTGCACCTTTAAACTGTTATGCTACAATTTCCAGTAAGAAACCACCAATTGCAAGATGCAGCAGAGAGGACATTAGCCAGGATAAACCTAATTACCAATACGGCATACAGAAGAACTCAGATCAAGCATCAAAAATTCATATGAAGAAGCATCAAAGAGGTGAAATATGCAATGAAAATAAGAAATCCCAAGTAAGAAACTAGATCAGAGACTTGATTGGGTGAAGAAGCAGCCAAGGAACTCAAGATGGACTCagaaatttcaagaaaaagaatTAAATTAGTAAACTGGGTGATAATAACGATAAAGCCGTGTTGATGACCATCAGAAACCAGAAATTAGACGACCATATCGTATGCATAACAAAGAAAGACTGCTCTTTTCGGAGAAGTACGATCCTCGTCGACTCCACCACACGAGAGTTTCATCTGTGGATAGGAACATGCAGCTCCCAAAGAAGCACTTCCACAAGCCGCAGAGCAAAAGAAAAGATGAATCAATTTTCAAGAAACATCTCGGATGTTCACCATCGAAGTATGCCAAATCCTTTCCGTCTTATAAGCTGAAATCAGAGCGCGCTCTTGAACCCCTAAAGTTGTAGTCTAACATCAAGCATAAAGGGAAAGAAACAATCTTGGTCATCCAAGTAGGAAAAATCGACGTCTTTGGGCGTGAGAAGTCTTAAAAAACTGACCTTCTATAACCATCCGCTGTTCACCATCACCCTCTAGCATCCATTTCCTCCGCATCTGATGAGGAACTAAGAAATCAACGTAGGAAGAATCAACAAGATGGGATTTTTATGGTTCGACCAGCATAAAGGTGGTGAAAGATAGGTTCTTGGTGGAGAGAATGGAAACTCGATTCAAATTTGATGGAACAGGGGCTGCGATTTCCAGGAGGCCGGAAAGGATCTGAGAGAAGCTGAGCAAAGAAACCAGCGGAAGAGAAGTATGTGTTGAGAAGATATTTCCGTTCTTTGGTTGGCCAAAGACAACAAGAATCTACCATAAAACAAAAGTGCCCACTcgtttcttttatatataaaagtaaaaaatatatataacagtAATAAATATAGAAGCTTGCTATTGGGAAGCTTTTTCATATTGACAATCCGTTCCTAATTACCATctcccaaaaataaataaataaataaatatatatatatatattttaataacttaattatcaattatatttttatttttacaataaCTTATTTTATTCATCATAATCCTAACTGTATAGATACCGCTCCCTTACTTGGAATCCTAAAATAACTATTAGGAGATTACTATCTATGATCTCCTgctattatttataatcttattttaatttttttttaatattttctaattttttataaataaatataaataaatatatatatttagtaatcctcctcttctttctcctttctcCTATACTTGTAATTGAAGAGTGGTTGGACTAAGTGATGACGAGAATGAAATAagagggaagaaaaaaaaaaggataatcattgtaaatagtaaaaaaatattttagcacGAGACTATCGACAACAAAGAAATTGTCAATAGTAAAAGGAGGGCCGTAAACAGTAAGTCATGAGACTAGTTGAtgaaattatcaaaataaaaacaCCCCCCCATTCGGATTCGGGTTGACGTGAATCAACCCACTCCGTTCATCGGTCGTTACGTAACGACAGAATTTCCCTCGGGGCCCACGTCGTTGGTTGCCTCCTGGCGAGTGGGACCCACGCTCGTGGGGAGATACCCCGTGGTAGCCACTGGAAATGGAGATCCGACGCGCCGGTCTCGAACGGATCGGTCTGGTGTTTTGGATCAAGGCGGTGAGCTCAACTCAACTCAACTCGGTGTTCCTGCAAAAAGAGAAAAATCCACGTTGCTTGGCGTACGGACGGCTCTGATCGCAATTAAATGTGGGAAGGGTGACGTTGGTCCGGTGATGCGTTCTTACATACGGACGGAATAGGTGGCATGGGTTCCCACTCTACCGAACATATGATGTGGGCCATCGTGGCAGCTCAGCACCCTGACGCATATCGCTATCCCAGCAGAACCGAGAATGTAGAGATCCCCCCATGTAAGGTAAGGTGGTTTGGAGCTTGAATCTGGTCGAGTCCCCAACCCGTTCACTCATACATCACCTTCAATTTTTCAGTTGAGGAGGAATCATCATTGCCTATTCCATAGGATGCCGCCATTAATTAGATGGATAAACAAATTTATGAATAATTCGATAGAATGTTCAGTAAACAAATGAGGTGCAGTTAATTTTAGCTAGCAGCTTACGAGTTAGTCGTGTGGCGGCGCATGCATTACCGAGGAAGGAGAGGGATCGCTACCTCTGCGACCGTCCAAGTATATCGAAAGATTAAGAAACGGTAAAAGGTATCTATATATATAAAGGTACCAGATAGATAAATGATTGATGGGTTGAAGAAGATTAGTAAACGTGATTTTACTGCAAATAGCTCAACAAGTTTAATTCAGAAGGTCTAAAGGAAATAGACACGCTTCACGATCATCTTACATCTGCACATTAACACATACTCTTCACATCTTCATCCCAGAGACAAAAAAATCACCTAGGTTGAATTCAACTTATCCAAGAAAAAAGGTGTCTTTGTTTTCGCATATATTCAGAGTTCTCAACGAGCTTCATGCTATCTAATATTTGAACAAGTCACCCTAAGCAGTTTTACCAGCATTCAGAGTCCTTGAAGATGGTGATTTCTTCAAGGTCTCATAAAAATCAATCTTAGCGGAACATGCAAGGATACTGCTAAGAGCTAATTGTATGCTTTAACCCTTCCTCTATCGCTCAGCCAATTGTAATTGTACCTTCGATTTGTTCTCTGAAGGGATAACCCAAATCAGTTACAAGAAAGGAAGGAAATCTTGCCCTCTTCTCTGGGACATGTATCTTCTGATTTAGGATGTGCAGAGATAATTTGATCTCATGGGATACGCGTCCAATCCCAATTTTCACCGATAAGTCCTGGAATTCATCACCATTGACACGGAATACTGTTAAGAGTGCCAAAGCCGCACTGACAACTTCCTTCTTATCTCTACGTGACCATTCATTATCATCACAGTTTTACTAAGACCCAATCCCTCGTAAGCGCAaaactttttgattccaaaattcCAAAGTCACACCTGAAAACCTCAGCGGCTTCTTTGTACATTTTTCCAATCTTCCCACCGGCAATGCCATAATTGCAGAGAACATGATAGCTCTCAGTCAGTTCTTCATCATCGGAAAGGAACATCAAATCCTGGCGAAGAAATTAGATAATTTCACTTGGTTTCAGACCGATGGTCTCAAAGAACCGAGACGACATCGCCCTCCCAATGTTCTCCTCGTTCTCTACATTCTTCAAAAGCTTGGAAAGAAAAGAGAGTGCCTGCTCATGTGCTCTGAGTCAGTCAAGTCTATGCCTCTCGTGCCATGAAGGTAATCCATAAGAGTTCCCTGGACCTCGGCGATAGCACGACTAATACGACTACTAATCTGTGATTCTCCAGAAGCTACATCAGCGCAAAAACCCCTGAAACCAATCAAAGACACGGAATACGGTGATGAATAAGTGCTGCCATGGTCAAATATCGGATTTTTCGTATTAAAGGATGGGTTTTTGGTAGCAAGAACTCTGCTTGTCTCAAAACAACAAAGTAATCTGCTTGGCGATGCAGGGAGTTCCTCCAAACGAAATCGGCGAAGCCATCTGACAATCGAACTTCCAAGGGCGTAATTTGCAACGAAAAAAAGGAACGGTTACCTGAACACCTAAGGGATTTGAGCGTCTTCCGAGTTTGGGCTGACAGCTCatggttcagcccatagtgggtttGAACAACCCATATCTCACCTCctttcttaacctaaccctaatttatattagggggTGTGGGGGCTACGAAAAGATTAGAAAAAACTATAATAATGAGGGGAATATagtgagactgttctcaatcatctagtagtgttctcatcttagttaaatcaaatctacagtaaattcttgttgtgattacttgagggagaatttagatattgtgcacagtgatgtGATTCTTGtatccagttattctcttgtgattgttcctagggttttgagcaagagattgatatttgtatattcattattctcatagtggattatctctagtttgtcccgtggtttttacccttcacaatggaggggttttccacgtatatcttgatattctatttgattataatttcgTTTAATTCCGTTGtatgttatggcctgctagtatttgttcatatacaaaagttatttcactttatatcccatcaattggtatcagagtagggttgtggtgatttaattttatattagaacatggaggccaatagtgtttctcgcatgattagtttaaattgaaacaattagatgatatgaaaatcaagaatgaaagatctcttataTTATAAAGATTTGTGTAGATCTTTGTAGGAGGATAGTGCAAAACTCAcacctatgacagatgatgagtggaagagcttAAATCGAAAAATAGTttggtttattcgatagtggcttgatgatagtgtctttcaccatgtttctactaaaatttttgcatattctctttggaaaaagttggaaagtctctatgaaagaaaaacaactggcaacaaagcttttttgatcaaaaaacttgtgaacctaaaatatagagagggtgtttCTATTACTAAGCATTTGAATaaaatgcagagtatcactaaccagttattctttatgaaaatgtctcttgatgatgagttgcaggcattgttccttctcaattcattaccgaaaagttgggagacactagtggtttccctcagtaattctgcgctagatggtgttgtcaccatgagtcaagtaacaagcagtttgttgaatgaagagttaaaaagaaagaattcagcaacatctcagaatgattcataggcacttatctcagagaacagagaaaggtcaaagtctagaagcagttcacgcatgggtagaagcaaatcaagatcaagaaaagatattatttgttataactgtggtgagaaaggacattacaagaaccgatGTAAGCAACTTAAGAatagcaagaaaaaggaaaaagaagtggagtctacagagtcaaaagataatatcacaactacaaaagataatatcacaactacagtgcagggtggtgattatttgattttgtctcattttgatgatattttttcttgtgtgtattAGGATCTTGAATTGGTGATTGacacatgtgcttcttatcatgctacactatggagagagtttttttgctacatacaagtatgaaaattttggtgttgtcaaaatgggcaactatggcatgaCAGATATCATTAGCATGGGTGAtaaccatttaaagaccaaccttggttgcaagttggtgcttaaggatataAGGCATATCgttgacttgaggttgaatttaatttcagttggaaggctagataatgaagactatgatagtggatttcacaaagggcaatggaagctcagtaagggttctctaatTATTGttagtggaaagaaatatcatactttgtacaggttacaagctaaagcttatggtgagcagttaaatgctacaaagaaagatttcagcatggagttgtggcataggcaacTGGGACACATGAGTGAGAAGGGGTTGCAAGCTCTTTATAAGAGAgaagtattaccagatctcaaaggTATATATTTGaatccttgtattgattgtttgactaataaataacatagagtttcatttgctagtcctgctatgtctagaaaaatgcatgccttagaccatgtttatacagatatatgtggtcctttgaggataaaaactcctggtggatctattgatgttcttggtataagtagtatactttattttgttacttttatagatgatttttccaagaaagtttgagcTTATGCTTTAAAGACCAAAGATcaaattattaatgtcttcaaagaattTCATGCCAAAGTTGAAAGTGAGACAAAGaggtaattgaaatgcataagatcagataatggtggtgagtatacagtattgtttaatgattattgtaggtcacatggtatccaacatgagatgatagttcctggtacacctcagcatattgctattgtagagaggatgaaccgcaccatcatgaaaaagatcagatgtatacttTTACAAGCAAAGCTACCCAAAAGATTTTGGGATGAGACTttaaggactacagttgatgtgatcaacttgtcactatgtatagccctagatggtgatgttgcagagcatgtatggtcaaagaaagatgtttcctataggtaTTTGAGAGTATTTAATTGTTGTGCATTtatacatgttccagataatgagaggtctaaGCTAGATAGTATGacaaaagaatgtatttttcttggct harbors:
- the LOC135584437 gene encoding uncharacterized protein LOC135584437, whose protein sequence is MGRGRGKGKKLAVATGNEDPGSGDQEVLPVYKRRGRPQKPLKDDIDVDDTETVEGKDDMKLTAPNKELKGSTVAVGKKRKRYSKAKENSDAIIEENGVGSKSRNEDLTRSNGFRHSGSRRKSKPRRAAEAGVECK